The following proteins are encoded in a genomic region of Coffea eugenioides isolate CCC68of chromosome 6, Ceug_1.0, whole genome shotgun sequence:
- the LOC113772827 gene encoding synaptotagmin-3-like isoform X1, with amino-acid sequence MGLLGTLVGIIGFGIGVPIGLVLGYLIFIYFEPQDLNINLQDPVSRAPLEEIDSNSLVDLLPELPLWVMKPDYERVDWLNKFVRHMWPYLDKAICGAIKSAMKLYLAEYTGRFKLDSLEFEILSLGTLPPLIDGIKVYESNESQLFFELALRWAGNPNMILAAKLLSAKVTVQLIDLQISAAPRIILRPIVPTFPCFSSVVVSLMQKPKIDFGLKVMGGDLMAIPGLYQFVQELISKEAAKLYLWPQTLEIPILDNSKARVKKPVGILRVKVLRAYKLLKKDFLGSSDPYVQLSLSGDTIPARKTSVKMNNLNPEWNEEFKLSVKDPYTQVLELRLYDWEKVGAHDNLGMQVVPLKQLTPYEKEELTLDLLNSTNNSSDSHDKKPRGQIMLEITFVPFLEDSKKFRGVPDYARNGSTKEAPADNLSGAGLLLVTAIGAEDVEGKNHNNPYAVVLFKGEKKKTKSISKNRNPTWNEEFQFVLEEAPSTDQIHIEVLSKRRGIGFRSKESLGHVDINLADVVHNGRINEKYHLINSQDGKIHLEIQWKVI; translated from the exons ATGGGACTCCTTGGGACTTTGGTGGGAATCATAGGCTTTGGCATTGGAGTTCCAATAGGCCTTGTTCTGGGTTATCTCATATTTATCTACTTTGAGCCACAAGAT TTGAATATAAATTTGCAGGATCCTGTCAGTAGGGCGCCACTTGAGGAGATAGACTCCAACTCCTTAGTTGATCTACTACCTGAACTTCCACTGTGGGTTATGAAACCAGACTATGAGCGA GTGGACTGGTTGAACAAGTTTGTACGTCATATGTGGCCTTACCTCGATAAG GCAATTTGTGGGGCCATCAAAAGCGCAATGAAACTTTATCTTGCTGAGTACACTGGCAGATTTAAGTTGGACTCTTTGGAGTTTGAGATCCTTAGCCTTGGAACTCTCCCTCCCTTGATTGATG GTATTAAGGTCTACGAATCGAATGAGAGTCAGCTATTTTTTGAGCTTGCCCTGAGATGGGCTGGGAATCCGAACATGATTCTGGCTGCGAAACTCTTATCTGCGAAAGTCACTGTTCAG TTGATTGATTTACAAATATCAGCAGCACCAAGGATAATTTTGAGACCTATTGTCCCAACATTCCCATGTTTTTCAAGTGTAGTAGTGTCATTGATGCAGAAG CCAAAGATAGACTTCGGGCTGAAGGTCATGGGAGGGGATCTGATGGCCATCCCTGGGTTATACCAGTTCGTGCAG GAACTTATAAGCAAAGAAGCTGCTAAGCTTTATCTCTGGCCCCAAACGCTCGAAATACCTATACTTGACAACTCAAA AGCAAGAGTGAAGAAGCCTGTTGGGATATTGCGTGTGAAGGTTTTGAGGGCATACAAACTCTTGAAAAAGGACTTTCTCGGATCATCTGATCCTTACGTTCAACTTAGTCTTAGTGGAGACACGATTCCTGCCAGGAAGACTTCCGTCAAGATGAATAATCTGAACCCCGAATGGAATGAAGAATTCAAGCTCTCAGTGAAGGACCCCTATACTCAAGTTCTCGAGTTACGCCTCTATGACTGGGAGAAG GTGGGGGCACATGACAATTTGGGAATGCAAGTTGTTCCGCTGAAGCAGCTGACGCCATACGAGAAGGAAGAGCTTACACTTGATCTGCTCAATAGCACAAATAACAGTAGTGATTCCCATGACAAGAAGCCCCGAGGTCAAATCATGTTGGAGATTACCTTTGTGCCTTTCCTGGAAGACAGTAAAAAGTTCAGGGGAGTCCCGGATTATGCTAGAAATGGAAGTACTAAAGAAGCCCCTGCAGACAACTTGTCAGGTGCTGGTTTGCTATTGGTGACGGCAATTGGTGCCGAGGACGTTGAGGGCAAAAACCACAATAATCCTTACGCTGTAGTCCTGTTCaaaggagagaagaaaaaaactaAG TCGATCAGCAAAAACCGGAATCCCACTTGGAATGAGGAATTTCAGTTTGTGCTGGAGGAGGCTCCATCCACGGATCAGATCCATATTGAAGTCCTGAGTAAGCGAAGAGGCATTGGTTTCAGGTCAAAG GAATCACTGGGGCATGTTGATATCAATCTTGCTGATGTGGTGCATAATGGGCGAATCAATGAAAAGTACCATCTTATCAATTCCCAGGATGGTAAAATACACCTTGAGATTCAATGGAAGGTTATCTGA
- the LOC113772825 gene encoding auxin response factor 18-like, with amino-acid sequence MIAFMDSKDKVHETEKCLDSQLWHACAGSMVQMPPANSKVLYFPQGHAEHACGNVDFGNCPVIPAYTRCRVSAIKFMADSGTDEVFAKVQLIPIEGNGADFDEDGVGGVSGMDNREKPTSFAKTLTQSDANNGGGFSVPRYCAETIFPRLDYSADPPVQTILAKDVHGDTWKFRHIYRGTPRRHLLTTGWSSFVNSKKLVAGDSIVFLRAKNGDLCVGIRRARRGVGGGLEPSSGWNAAGRSCVMPHGGFSAFLREDESKLMRNGSESSSGTSVGRGRLKAESVTEAATLAANGQPFEIVYYPRASNPEFCVKASLVRAALQIHWCSGMRFKMPFETEDSSRISWFMGTVSSVHVADPIRWPDSPWRLLQVSWDEPDLLQNVKRVSPWLVELVSNMPTIHLFPFSPPRKKLRLPQHSQFPLDGQLPAPTFSGNHLLGPSSHFGCLPDNTPAGMQGARHAQYGLSLSDLHFNKLQSGLFPVGLQPLYPTAIPGHSNRPIIHKPSSGENISCLLTAGSSAQSPEKIGSCKAPQFVLFGQPILTEQQISLSCSGDAVSPVRTGNSSSDDNADKMGNTSDVSGSALNLERVNERSSCEGSEDNLDIGHCKVFMESEDVGRTLDLSLLESYEQLYEKLADMFGVGTSEVLNHVLYRDRTGAVRQLGDETFSVFAKTARRLTILTDLSSDNVGPYTAEIMRKTSVSNCMAG; translated from the exons ATGATTGCGTTTATGGACTCGAAGGATAAAGTACACGAAACTGAAAAGTGCTTGGATTCTCAATTATGGCATGCCTGTGCCGGTAGTATGGTTCAAATGCCGCCGGCGAATTCGAAAGTCTTGTACTTTCCCCAGGGACACGCGGAGCATGCTTGCGGCAATGTGGATTTCGGGAATTGCCCTGTAATTCCAGCCTATACCCGTTGTCGAGTATCTGCTATTAAGTTCATGGCGGATTCCGGGACTGACGAGGTTTTTGCGAAAGTTCAGCTGATTCCCATAGAGGGAAATGGTGCTGATTTTGACGAGGACGGAGTTGGGGGGGTGAGCGGGATGGATAACCGAGAAAAGCCCACCTCCTTTGCCAAGACACTGACACAATCAGATGCAAATAATGGGGGAGGCTTTTCAGTTCCAAGGTATTGTGCAGAGACCATTTTTCCTCGGCTGGACTACTCTGCAGATCCTCCTGTTCAAACCATCCTTGCAAAAGATGTTCATGGGGACACTTGGAAATTCCGGCATATATACAGAGGGACACCTAGGCGTCATCTTTTAACAACTGGATGGAGCTCTTTTGTGAACAGTAAGAAATTGGTTGCTGGGGATTCCATTGTTTTTCTTAGAGCGAAGAATGGGGATCTCTGCGTTGGAATCCGGCGTGCAAGGCGGGGGGTTGGAGGTGGACTTGAACCGTCATCAGGGTGGAATGCGGCAGGAAGGAGTTGTGTCATGCCGCACGGGGGATTTTCAGCATTTCTAAGGGAAGATGAAAGCAAGTTGATGAGGAACGGTAGTGAAAGCAGTAGTGGAACTTCAGTGGGCAGAGGAAGATTGAAGGCGGAATCTGTTACTGAGGCTGCAACTCTTGCAGCCAACGGACAGCCCTTTGAAATAGTTTACTACCCTAGAGCTAGTAATCCGGAGTTCTGTGTGAAGGCCTCCCTTGTAAGGGCAGCATTACAGATCCACTGGTGTTCCGGTATGAGGTTCAAGATGCCCTTTGAAACCGAGGATTCTTCACGAATAAGTTGGTTTATGGGAACCGTATCTTCCGTTCATGTTGCAGATCCCATTCGCTGGCCAGATTCACCTTGGAGACTTCTTCAG GTGAGCTGGGATGAGCCAGATTTGCTTCAGAACGTGAAAAGAGTCAGTCCGTGGCTGGTAGAATTAGTGTCGAACATGCCTACCATTCATCTGTTCCCCTTCTCTCCTCCTCGGAAAAAATTGAGATTACCACAACATTCACAGTTTCCTCTTGATGGTCAACTTCCAGCGCCAACATTTTCTGGAAACCACCTTCTTGGGCCCAGCAGCCATTTTGGTTGTCTACCTGACAACACTCCTGCTGGCATGCAGGGAGCCAGGCATGCTCAATATGGATTATCATTATCTGATCTCCACTTCAATAAACTGCAGTCAGGTCTGTTTCCGGTAGGTCTTCAGCCTCTTTATCCTACTGCTATACCTGGGCACTCCAATCGTCCAATCATTCACAAGCCCAGCAGCGGTGAGAATATTTCCTGCCTGCTAACCGCGGGAAGTTCTGCTCAAAGTCCAGAGAAAATTGGTAGCTGCAAGGCACCCCAATTTGTTCTATTTGGTCAACCAATTCTAACTGAGCAGCAAATCTCGCTGAGCTGCTCCGGAGATGCAGTTTCACCAGTTCGCACAGGCAACAGTTCTTCTGATGATAATGCAGATAAGATGGGAAATACTTCTGATGTTTCAGGTTCTGCACTTAATCTAGAACGTGTGAATGAACGGTCCTCGTGTGAAGGGTCTGAGGATAACTTGGATATTGGTCACTGTAAGGTATTCATGGAGTCGGAAGATGTAGGTCGTACGCTGGACCTCTCATTGCTGGAATCTTATGAGCAACTGTATGAGAAATTAGCGGACATGTTTGGCGTTGGGACTTCAGAGGTGTTGAACCATGTGCTTTACCGGGATAGGACAGGTGCTGTAAGGCAACTTGGTGATGAAACGTTTAG TGTTTTCGCCAAAACAGCGAGAAGGTTGACAATTCTAACAGATTTGAGCAGTGACAATGTAGGGCCGTATACGGCAGAGATAATGAGGAAAACATCCGTTTCCAACTGTATGGCCGGATGA
- the LOC113772982 gene encoding 29 kDa ribonucleoprotein A, chloroplastic, giving the protein MAASASSLHFLSFTPQTTLSLSKPNGTHLNSLSFLSPPPPSLTRCLSLNAFSSLHPRELSLPWSRKAAVSSDLDEIGVIDGEEELEDEVLGDGGSSPEEEPSFSPDLKLFVGNLPFSVDSAALAGLFERAGNVEMVEVIYDKVTGRSRGFGFVTMSTTEEVEAAEHQFNGYELEGRALRVNSGPPPPSRREAGSFRGARGGASIDNTNRVYVGNLAWGVDNLALETLFSEQGKVMEAKVVYDRDSGRSRGFGFVTYSSADEVTNAIESLNGVDLNGRTIRVSPAEARPRRDF; this is encoded by the exons ATGGCTGCCTCTGCCTCTTCGCTTCACTTTCTTTCATTCACCCCACAAACTACCCTTTCTCTATCAAAACCCAATGGCACCCATCTTAATTCCCTATCTTTTCTGTCTCCTCCTCCTCCGTCTCTCACCCGCTGCTTATCCCTCAATGCTTTCTCTTCTTTGCACCCGCGAGAGCTTTCCTTGCCTTGGTCCCGCAAAGCGGCCGTTTCCTCTGACTTGGACGAAATCGGAGTTATAGATGGGGAGGAAGAATTAGAAGACGAGGTTCTCGGCGATGGAGGTTCCAGTCCCGAGGAGGAGCCCAGTTTCTCCCCTGACCTTAAACTCTTTGTTGGCAACTTGCCTTTCAGCGTCGACAGCGCTGCTCTTGCTGGCTTGTTCGAACGTGCTGGAAATGTTGAGATGGTTGAG GTTATCTATGACAAGGTTACTGGAAGGAGTAGAGGGTTTGGTTTCGTGACCATGTCCACAACTGAGGAAGTTGAAGCTGCTGAACATCAATTCAATGGCTAT GAACTTGAGGGGAGGGCATTGAGGGTGAATAGCGGGCCACCACCACCTTCTAGGAGGGAGGCGGGCTCTTTTAGAGGAGCCAGAGGCGGGGCAAGTATTGATAACACCAATAGAGTCTATGTAGGAAACCTTGCATGGGGCGTTGATAATTTGGCTCTGGAAACCTTGTTCAGTGAGCAAGGAAAGGTCATGGAAGCCAAGGTGGTTTATGACAGAGACAGTGGCAGATCAAGGGGTTTCGGTTTTGTAACTTACAGTTCTGCTGATGAGGTCACAAACGCAATTGAATCTTTGAATGGCGTT GACCTGAATGGAAGGACAATCCGTGTAAGCCCTGCTGAAGCTCGGCCTAGGCGAGACTTTTAA
- the LOC113775324 gene encoding cytokinin riboside 5'-monophosphate phosphoribohydrolase LOG1 isoform X1: METECETKESKFRRICVFCGSSQGKKTSYQDAAIELGRELVSRNIDLVYGGGSIGLMGLVSQAVHNGGRHVLGVIPKTLMPRELTGEPVGEVKAVADMHQRKAEMARNSDAFIALPGGYGTLEELLEVITWAQLGIHDKPVGLLNVDGYYNSLLSFIDKAVEEGFISPSARHIIISAPTAQELVKKLEEYVPRHEGVASKLSWEMEQLGYPPNYDISR, encoded by the exons atggAGACGGAATGCGAAACCAAAGAATCAAAGTTCCGGAGGATTTGTGTTTTCTGCGGTAGTAGCCAAGGCAAGAAGACTAGCTACCAAGACGCTGCTATTGAGCTTGGCAGGGAATTG GTCTCCAGGAACATTGATTTGGTCTACGGAGGAGGCAGCATAGGTCTGATGGGTTTGGTTTCACAAGCTGTTCATAATGGTGGTAGGCATGTTCTTGG AGTTATTCCCAAGACGCTCATGCCTCGAGAG TTAACTGGTGAACCAGTAGGGGAAGTGAAAGCAGTGGCAGACATGCATCAAAGAAAAGCAGAGATGGCTAGGAACTCAGACGCTTTTATTGCCTTACCAG GTGGTTATGGGACTCTTGAGGAGCTGCTTGAAGTGATAACCTGGGCTCAGCTTGGTATCCATGATAAGCCG GTGGGATTGCTGAATGTTGATGGTTATTACAATTCATTGTTGTCCTTCATCGACAAAGCTGTGGAGGAAGGATTCATCAGTCCAAGTGCGCGCCATATCATTATTTCTGCACCAACAGCTCAGGAGCTGGTCAAGAAATTGGAG GAATATGTTCCTCGCCACGAGGGAGTTGCTTCAAAGTTGAGCTGGGAGATGGAGCAGCTTGGCTATCCTCCAAACTATGATATCTCAAGGTGA
- the LOC113772827 gene encoding synaptotagmin-3-like isoform X2, whose protein sequence is MGLLGTLVGIIGFGIGVPIGLVLGYLIFIYFEPQDVIKDPVSRAPLEEIDSNSLVDLLPELPLWVMKPDYERVDWLNKFVRHMWPYLDKAICGAIKSAMKLYLAEYTGRFKLDSLEFEILSLGTLPPLIDGIKVYESNESQLFFELALRWAGNPNMILAAKLLSAKVTVQLIDLQISAAPRIILRPIVPTFPCFSSVVVSLMQKPKIDFGLKVMGGDLMAIPGLYQFVQELISKEAAKLYLWPQTLEIPILDNSKARVKKPVGILRVKVLRAYKLLKKDFLGSSDPYVQLSLSGDTIPARKTSVKMNNLNPEWNEEFKLSVKDPYTQVLELRLYDWEKVGAHDNLGMQVVPLKQLTPYEKEELTLDLLNSTNNSSDSHDKKPRGQIMLEITFVPFLEDSKKFRGVPDYARNGSTKEAPADNLSGAGLLLVTAIGAEDVEGKNHNNPYAVVLFKGEKKKTKSISKNRNPTWNEEFQFVLEEAPSTDQIHIEVLSKRRGIGFRSKESLGHVDINLADVVHNGRINEKYHLINSQDGKIHLEIQWKVI, encoded by the exons ATGGGACTCCTTGGGACTTTGGTGGGAATCATAGGCTTTGGCATTGGAGTTCCAATAGGCCTTGTTCTGGGTTATCTCATATTTATCTACTTTGAGCCACAAGATGTTATCAAG GATCCTGTCAGTAGGGCGCCACTTGAGGAGATAGACTCCAACTCCTTAGTTGATCTACTACCTGAACTTCCACTGTGGGTTATGAAACCAGACTATGAGCGA GTGGACTGGTTGAACAAGTTTGTACGTCATATGTGGCCTTACCTCGATAAG GCAATTTGTGGGGCCATCAAAAGCGCAATGAAACTTTATCTTGCTGAGTACACTGGCAGATTTAAGTTGGACTCTTTGGAGTTTGAGATCCTTAGCCTTGGAACTCTCCCTCCCTTGATTGATG GTATTAAGGTCTACGAATCGAATGAGAGTCAGCTATTTTTTGAGCTTGCCCTGAGATGGGCTGGGAATCCGAACATGATTCTGGCTGCGAAACTCTTATCTGCGAAAGTCACTGTTCAG TTGATTGATTTACAAATATCAGCAGCACCAAGGATAATTTTGAGACCTATTGTCCCAACATTCCCATGTTTTTCAAGTGTAGTAGTGTCATTGATGCAGAAG CCAAAGATAGACTTCGGGCTGAAGGTCATGGGAGGGGATCTGATGGCCATCCCTGGGTTATACCAGTTCGTGCAG GAACTTATAAGCAAAGAAGCTGCTAAGCTTTATCTCTGGCCCCAAACGCTCGAAATACCTATACTTGACAACTCAAA AGCAAGAGTGAAGAAGCCTGTTGGGATATTGCGTGTGAAGGTTTTGAGGGCATACAAACTCTTGAAAAAGGACTTTCTCGGATCATCTGATCCTTACGTTCAACTTAGTCTTAGTGGAGACACGATTCCTGCCAGGAAGACTTCCGTCAAGATGAATAATCTGAACCCCGAATGGAATGAAGAATTCAAGCTCTCAGTGAAGGACCCCTATACTCAAGTTCTCGAGTTACGCCTCTATGACTGGGAGAAG GTGGGGGCACATGACAATTTGGGAATGCAAGTTGTTCCGCTGAAGCAGCTGACGCCATACGAGAAGGAAGAGCTTACACTTGATCTGCTCAATAGCACAAATAACAGTAGTGATTCCCATGACAAGAAGCCCCGAGGTCAAATCATGTTGGAGATTACCTTTGTGCCTTTCCTGGAAGACAGTAAAAAGTTCAGGGGAGTCCCGGATTATGCTAGAAATGGAAGTACTAAAGAAGCCCCTGCAGACAACTTGTCAGGTGCTGGTTTGCTATTGGTGACGGCAATTGGTGCCGAGGACGTTGAGGGCAAAAACCACAATAATCCTTACGCTGTAGTCCTGTTCaaaggagagaagaaaaaaactaAG TCGATCAGCAAAAACCGGAATCCCACTTGGAATGAGGAATTTCAGTTTGTGCTGGAGGAGGCTCCATCCACGGATCAGATCCATATTGAAGTCCTGAGTAAGCGAAGAGGCATTGGTTTCAGGTCAAAG GAATCACTGGGGCATGTTGATATCAATCTTGCTGATGTGGTGCATAATGGGCGAATCAATGAAAAGTACCATCTTATCAATTCCCAGGATGGTAAAATACACCTTGAGATTCAATGGAAGGTTATCTGA
- the LOC113775324 gene encoding cytokinin riboside 5'-monophosphate phosphoribohydrolase LOG1 isoform X2, protein MLLLSGHFLRISLFHFGYSVEFISPCLLRGLIFLVYYNSLHFETATSSMSFWVRRIFSDFAFCLPVSRLHCLALTGEPVGEVKAVADMHQRKAEMARNSDAFIALPGGYGTLEELLEVITWAQLGIHDKPVGLLNVDGYYNSLLSFIDKAVEEGFISPSARHIIISAPTAQELVKKLEEYVPRHEGVASKLSWEMEQLGYPPNYDISR, encoded by the exons ATGTTGCTTTTATCTGGGCATTTTTTACGTATATCTCTTTTTCATTTTGGCTACTCAGTAGAGTTTATCTCTCCCTGCCTCCTCCGTGGCCTTATCTTTTTGGTGTACTATAATAGCTTGCATTTCGAAACAGCTACTAGTAGTATGAGTTTTTGGGTTCGAagaattttttctgattttgccTTTTGTCTCCCCGTCTCTCGTTTACATTGTTTGGCT TTAACTGGTGAACCAGTAGGGGAAGTGAAAGCAGTGGCAGACATGCATCAAAGAAAAGCAGAGATGGCTAGGAACTCAGACGCTTTTATTGCCTTACCAG GTGGTTATGGGACTCTTGAGGAGCTGCTTGAAGTGATAACCTGGGCTCAGCTTGGTATCCATGATAAGCCG GTGGGATTGCTGAATGTTGATGGTTATTACAATTCATTGTTGTCCTTCATCGACAAAGCTGTGGAGGAAGGATTCATCAGTCCAAGTGCGCGCCATATCATTATTTCTGCACCAACAGCTCAGGAGCTGGTCAAGAAATTGGAG GAATATGTTCCTCGCCACGAGGGAGTTGCTTCAAAGTTGAGCTGGGAGATGGAGCAGCTTGGCTATCCTCCAAACTATGATATCTCAAGGTGA